One window from the genome of Terriglobia bacterium encodes:
- a CDS encoding tetratricopeptide repeat protein: MKKALRLLFSLLPVLVLAAFVVSASGQNPPQGTPPQMAPDRKAYAEAAAIKEPDKKIEALDKFAKDFPDSTMVFSAYQAIFDTLVKNYPDQKARILEQAYKAVDKAPAQVQMKANLFNSLGSQLSDAGILLNEAETFASAGLALIEGEQALSQANPPPQTNPSTPANPNARGNANPQANLGRLKTNLQVTLGRIYLKQGKLDAAEKSLKDALAANPQLATASLAIAEVYNKRGDSHNALAAYINAAAAAKMPIAARQALNTLYAKSHNGSLAGLEETLDTKYVELNPPPFEVEPYKASAKRTDRVVLAEVFTGSGCPPCVAADLAADLARERYSTRELVVIMYHEHIPQPDPMTTPQTTARFKYYAERGVPTLAIDGATTVGGGARNATKGVYDRITKEIEKKLEVPAGARLNLNAVMSGSTVKTSVVVDKVTSESPDLKLHIVLVEGKLRYTGENGVRFHPMVVRSMAGTDGTGVSIKSKESQTCTWDFDLDAISAAIKKHLDEYEAGGHRGNTFTFTEKKYAIDPKDLSVAAFVQDEKTKAILQSVLIQIKP, from the coding sequence ATGAAGAAAGCATTGCGATTGTTATTCAGCCTGTTGCCGGTTCTGGTGCTGGCGGCATTTGTGGTCTCGGCGTCGGGTCAGAACCCGCCTCAGGGGACTCCGCCCCAAATGGCGCCGGATCGCAAGGCTTATGCCGAGGCCGCCGCAATCAAGGAACCCGACAAAAAGATTGAGGCGCTGGACAAGTTCGCAAAGGACTTTCCGGACAGCACGATGGTCTTCTCAGCCTATCAGGCCATTTTTGATACGCTGGTCAAAAATTACCCTGATCAAAAAGCTAGAATCCTGGAGCAAGCCTACAAGGCCGTCGACAAGGCTCCGGCCCAGGTCCAGATGAAGGCCAACCTGTTTAACTCTTTGGGCAGCCAGCTAAGCGATGCCGGCATCCTGCTTAATGAGGCGGAAACGTTCGCGAGCGCGGGCCTGGCGCTGATCGAGGGCGAACAAGCACTATCGCAGGCGAATCCTCCCCCGCAGACAAATCCGAGTACTCCGGCGAATCCGAACGCTCGTGGGAATGCAAACCCCCAGGCGAACCTCGGCCGTCTCAAGACCAATTTGCAGGTGACCCTGGGGCGCATTTATCTGAAGCAGGGGAAGCTCGATGCGGCTGAGAAAAGCCTCAAGGATGCGCTGGCGGCCAATCCGCAGCTCGCAACGGCATCTCTCGCCATTGCTGAGGTCTACAACAAACGCGGGGACAGCCATAATGCGCTCGCGGCCTACATCAATGCGGCAGCAGCCGCCAAGATGCCAATAGCCGCGCGCCAGGCATTGAACACACTCTACGCCAAGTCTCACAACGGATCCTTGGCCGGGCTCGAAGAGACGCTGGACACGAAGTATGTGGAACTCAACCCACCGCCGTTTGAAGTTGAGCCCTACAAAGCTTCGGCCAAGCGCACTGATCGCGTCGTGCTCGCCGAGGTCTTCACCGGCTCGGGCTGCCCGCCGTGTGTCGCGGCCGATCTGGCCGCCGATCTGGCGCGAGAGAGATATAGCACCCGGGAACTGGTCGTGATCATGTACCACGAGCACATTCCCCAACCCGATCCCATGACCACCCCGCAGACAACGGCACGGTTCAAGTATTATGCCGAGAGGGGGGTCCCGACACTTGCTATCGATGGAGCGACTACTGTAGGCGGCGGCGCGAGGAACGCAACGAAAGGCGTATATGATCGAATCACGAAGGAAATCGAGAAGAAGTTAGAAGTTCCCGCAGGGGCAAGACTGAATCTCAATGCGGTGATGAGCGGCAGTACGGTCAAGACCAGTGTCGTCGTGGACAAGGTGACGAGTGAATCTCCCGACCTCAAGCTCCATATCGTGCTGGTAGAGGGAAAGCTGCGCTACACGGGCGAGAATGGCGTCCGCTTTCATCCGATGGTCGTGCGCAGCATGGCCGGCACCGATGGCACCGGCGTCAGCATCAAATCCAAAGAGTCCCAAACCTGCACCTGGGATTTCGATCTCGATGCCATCAGCGCCGCGATAAAAAAACACCTCGACGAATACGAAGCGGGCGGCCATCGCGGCAACACCTTCACCTTCACTGAAAAGAAGTATGCGATCGACCCGAAGGATCTCTCGGTTGCGGCCTTCGTACAGGATGAGAAGACCAAGGCCATCCTGCAGTCTGTTCTGATTCAGATAAAGCCATAG
- a CDS encoding VWA domain-containing protein, producing MKSNSLTQLRIRPVATAMAHLVFIALLATPFLALLRGSRPLYAGMGDYPAVTALPAGGSARVLSGRRQEIGRQIIKVDVSLVTVPVIVADSKGNYIPDLKESDFHVFENGVEQKIERLIPEVDPFNVVLMIDSSGSTHFKLEEMQNAASVFVDALRPQDRLMIVSFDSEVYFDSDFTVDRARLRQSILRAHNTGSRTRLYDALNLVTKRRLSRVPGRKAIVLFTDGVDNESLEAGSADTLATIEKSDVLVYAIQYDTRKDGMSDRFHVPLPPGYVSFSTLYGRAVKYLGNLSSHSGGRLYHAETIVSLKDAFSQIATELRRQYTLCYYPANQKRDGSFRRLRVKVDVSGAKVRARTGYRAEKSTD from the coding sequence GTGAAAAGCAACAGCTTGACGCAATTGCGCATTCGGCCGGTCGCAACCGCCATGGCGCATCTCGTTTTCATTGCCCTGCTCGCAACTCCCTTCCTCGCACTCCTGAGGGGCTCACGGCCTCTCTATGCTGGCATGGGAGACTATCCCGCGGTCACTGCCTTGCCGGCAGGCGGGAGCGCACGCGTTTTATCGGGACGAAGGCAGGAAATCGGCAGGCAGATCATCAAGGTGGATGTCTCGCTGGTCACTGTGCCTGTGATTGTCGCCGACAGCAAGGGGAACTACATTCCGGATCTGAAGGAATCGGACTTTCACGTTTTCGAAAATGGGGTGGAGCAGAAGATCGAGAGACTCATTCCCGAAGTTGACCCATTCAACGTGGTTCTCATGATCGACAGTTCGGGCAGCACGCACTTCAAGCTCGAAGAAATGCAGAATGCTGCATCTGTTTTTGTGGACGCGTTGCGACCGCAAGACCGCCTCATGATCGTGTCTTTTGACAGTGAGGTTTACTTTGATTCAGACTTTACCGTGGACCGTGCCCGGCTGCGCCAATCCATACTCCGGGCACACAACACGGGCAGCAGGACCCGGCTGTACGACGCGCTGAACCTTGTCACGAAAAGGCGCCTCAGCCGTGTTCCAGGGCGCAAGGCGATTGTGCTCTTTACAGACGGCGTGGATAACGAGAGTTTGGAGGCGGGTTCGGCGGACACTCTGGCCACGATCGAAAAATCCGATGTACTCGTCTACGCGATTCAGTACGATACCAGGAAAGACGGCATGTCCGACCGCTTCCACGTGCCCCTGCCACCGGGGTACGTCAGCTTCAGCACACTGTATGGTCGCGCCGTCAAGTATCTAGGCAATCTGAGCAGCCACAGCGGCGGCAGGCTCTATCACGCCGAGACCATCGTCAGTCTCAAGGACGCTTTCTCGCAAATTGCCACGGAGTTGCGCCGCCAGTACACTCTTTGCTATTACCCGGCCAACCAGAAACGCGATGGCTCCTTTCGCCGCCTCCGGGTCAAAGTCGATGTGTCCGGGGCCAAAGTCCGCGCGCGCACAGGCTACCGCGCCGAAAAATCGACCGATTGA
- a CDS encoding carbonic anhydrase codes for MTESTLLRQIGEANKSFLAGTPRFLDPDGQPFVVIACIDPRLTGFLEPALGLPRHRVVMIRTAGNQLSAKVPDALRSLAVALYAKNAREIVIVGHTDCGMSGFSVSEVTDNFRKAGIPRSVFGDEDLRAWFGAFASIRDNLLSSIDYLHKSGLVPREVKIHGLIFDTNKGTFEVVVDGDLVHEITATPVSVAIEEKVVPPGSENEKREAVTDVPAPSIPPVPPHAQAEPLPKKGPIIVGQPASKTDQSAAAPGSVVEAALVLRDFFNRERQNQHMQKTIADLRSIWRQERNPFHVFSELQKVVNAYQARYPNLPGALAYLEDAIRSGSADKFGFGEILKRILD; via the coding sequence ATGACCGAATCTACTTTGTTGCGCCAGATCGGTGAAGCCAACAAGAGCTTCCTCGCTGGAACGCCTCGATTCCTTGATCCTGACGGACAGCCGTTTGTCGTCATCGCGTGCATCGACCCCCGGCTCACAGGATTCCTTGAACCCGCCCTGGGACTGCCGCGGCACAGGGTGGTGATGATCCGCACGGCCGGAAACCAGCTTTCCGCGAAGGTCCCCGATGCGCTGCGGTCCCTAGCGGTTGCGCTCTATGCCAAGAATGCAAGGGAAATCGTGATCGTGGGGCACACAGATTGTGGCATGTCAGGCTTTTCGGTCTCTGAGGTTACGGACAACTTCCGCAAGGCCGGCATCCCGCGCAGCGTATTTGGCGATGAAGACCTCCGGGCCTGGTTCGGCGCCTTTGCCAGCATCCGCGACAATCTCCTCAGCAGCATCGATTATCTGCATAAATCCGGACTCGTGCCGCGAGAGGTAAAAATCCACGGCCTGATCTTTGACACAAACAAGGGAACCTTCGAGGTGGTGGTAGACGGGGACCTCGTGCACGAGATCACTGCAACGCCGGTGAGCGTAGCGATAGAGGAGAAGGTGGTTCCCCCCGGAAGCGAAAATGAGAAACGGGAGGCTGTGACTGATGTGCCGGCTCCAAGCATCCCGCCTGTGCCCCCGCACGCGCAGGCCGAACCGCTGCCTAAGAAAGGGCCGATCATCGTCGGACAACCAGCTTCAAAAACAGATCAGTCGGCAGCCGCTCCGGGGTCCGTGGTCGAGGCGGCGCTGGTTTTGCGCGATTTCTTCAATCGGGAGCGACAGAACCAGCATATGCAAAAGACCATCGCAGACTTGAGGTCGATCTGGAGACAGGAAAGAAACCCCTTCCACGTTTTCTCCGAATTGCAGAAGGTCGTCAACGCCTACCAGGCCCGGTACCCGAACCTCCCGGGCGCGTTGGCGTATCTGGAAGACGCTATCCGTTCCGGCAGCGCCGACAAGTTTGGTTTTGGGGAGATTCTGAAGCGAATCCTCGACTGA
- a CDS encoding serine/threonine-protein phosphatase translates to MTLKKQFSDFSQRLADFTARFENGASPRPEQASTRKGARTLDSVFSSLQDLFTRGVTREELTNLVKHDPRETFRFFTREIDFAALKPLPWHKRYPSIAWKVFIALAYRLSPARRIAFAVAIFAFLLGWIQLLIFETRSADVSSSSGAFWLFCAFAIFFLLLLMELRDKLDLKGDLEIAREIQFGLVPPGPFYQNSIAIHCYMRPANTVGGDYYDIIELDNNRVGVVVGDVAGKGMPAALLMALLQGSLRTLLAAGHRGADLIAKLNSYLCANIPASSLVTLFYGELDTMAGDLLYVNAGHNAPLLMRKGHDLERLPATSLVLGIDPNLILETGTAQIDTGERLLLYTDGISEAFNLQEEEYSEPRVAAFLQAHASLPPGELIHELVSDVLRFCGPARLKDDITLMAIARSA, encoded by the coding sequence ATGACCTTAAAGAAACAGTTCTCGGACTTCAGCCAGCGCCTGGCCGACTTCACCGCCCGCTTCGAGAATGGGGCTAGCCCCCGCCCTGAGCAGGCCTCGACGCGGAAGGGGGCTCGCACCCTGGATTCCGTCTTCTCGAGCCTCCAGGACCTGTTTACCAGAGGGGTCACCCGTGAGGAATTGACCAATCTCGTCAAGCACGACCCGCGCGAGACCTTCCGCTTCTTCACGCGCGAAATCGACTTTGCCGCCTTGAAACCTCTCCCCTGGCACAAGCGCTATCCGTCAATCGCATGGAAGGTGTTCATTGCCCTGGCTTACAGGCTCAGTCCTGCGCGTCGCATCGCGTTCGCAGTGGCCATTTTCGCGTTCCTATTGGGATGGATCCAGCTCCTGATTTTCGAGACCCGGTCGGCCGACGTATCCTCCAGCTCCGGAGCCTTCTGGCTGTTCTGCGCTTTTGCCATTTTCTTTCTACTCTTGCTTATGGAACTCCGTGACAAGCTCGACTTGAAAGGGGACCTGGAGATCGCCCGGGAGATCCAGTTCGGTCTCGTGCCACCGGGGCCTTTCTATCAGAACAGCATCGCCATTCACTGCTATATGAGGCCCGCCAATACCGTGGGCGGCGATTATTACGACATCATCGAGCTCGACAACAATCGCGTCGGAGTCGTTGTGGGCGACGTTGCCGGAAAAGGAATGCCGGCGGCCCTGTTGATGGCGCTGCTGCAGGGCAGCTTGCGCACCCTGCTGGCGGCCGGACATCGGGGCGCGGATCTGATCGCGAAGCTCAACAGCTACCTCTGCGCCAATATTCCGGCAAGCAGTCTGGTGACGCTGTTTTACGGCGAACTCGACACGATGGCAGGAGACCTCCTCTATGTGAACGCAGGCCACAACGCCCCATTGCTCATGCGCAAGGGGCATGACCTCGAACGCCTCCCCGCTACTTCCCTGGTTCTGGGCATCGACCCGAATTTGATCCTCGAAACCGGGACTGCGCAAATCGATACGGGAGAGCGCCTGCTGCTTTACACAGACGGCATTTCAGAAGCGTTCAATCTGCAGGAGGAGGAGTACAGTGAGCCGAGGGTGGCGGCATTTCTGCAAGCGCACGCCTCCTTACCCCCCGGCGAGCTCATCCATGAACTGGTGAGCGACGTGCTCCGGTTCTGCGGCCCGGCCCGGCTCAAGGACGACATAACCCTGATGGCGATCGCGCGCAGCGCCTGA
- a CDS encoding protein kinase — translation MIGRPLSHYRILEKLGQGGMGEVFLALDTRLDRKVAIKLLPEELRKDPSARKRLLREAKSAAILDHPFICKVYEADECDDHDYIAMEYIEGRTLQDRLVEGPLPLGDLIHVATEVAEALQVAHDHGIVHRDLKPANVMLGRSGHIKVMDFGVAKLVGLPADVDAQTASTSLTARGAIVGTIDYMAPEQLRGQEVDARSDIFAFGIVLYELLTGSHPFRKSSVAETAHAILSDDPISIQNISGISSLLNHLIRKALARNPSDRYQSFRDLMADLRLVRAEGSRKEGRCLEAIMVTDIAGYGAAIQRNEALAMQLLEEHWRLLRPIFPRHNGQEIKTIGDGFLVEFSSALQATQCAIDIQQTLAERNSTVPPDRRIELRIGLHLGDVLRRDNDVFGDGVNFASLIKPLSEPGGICISEDVAHQVRNKIEFPLVEIVDKPQLEEIERPLRVFRLALPWVKTPSIPGARAAVEAGPAGQPSAAGQLSAGKSPAAPPAMTGSKSEASAERGWGWLPVSRSRQWLLGFAAALTLVASVILILWTLSPRPVLSFSARDWILISDFENETGNQMFDKSLGTAFSVSMAQSRHANVFPKSRMPEVLKRMGKQPDVAVDEQVGLVVCVRERIRGLICPSIGKVGNRFVLTARIVDPRTGGAVRSYAEQAADEDHILPALDAVAASVRKGLGESFSQIEVSNMPLARVTTPSLQALKSYSEALVMWGKGEYESALELQQSAVKQDPDFAMAHAALGVYFCSFVFNNQPEGKAHFEKALSVADRTTDRERQSIRLEYESNFGTFETARNLYDVYLSSYPDGVAQRYNYGNLLRDHGEIDKAIEQFTEVLRVAPNWAGAHINLATCYSLQDRSQEALSSYDRAFQLEPSWVTSGNLNHEYGFTLASAGDFAKARQVFSQALASASMKPNALRSLALLDLYQGKYRDAKPKLQEALLLNASGKATLSEARNHLFMSILLDGQGDLAGSQGELDKAATCLRMVPPVTWLSARLGVGYARGRSTEKAARIQKEIQEKLNPNDSQQNSDLHRLEGELQLALGNPVKATGLLLLADREQRSPLTLESLARAQQIAGKPDDAISSYEALLGMRSQAHGWEAQQPWFAAHVQLARLYLARRQQEKALRVLGQFLALWKGADPDLPLNKDAHSLEKTLSATGR, via the coding sequence ATGATTGGCCGGCCACTATCTCACTACCGCATTCTGGAGAAATTAGGGCAGGGAGGCATGGGTGAAGTATTCCTTGCGCTTGATACTCGTCTCGATCGCAAGGTGGCAATAAAATTGCTGCCCGAGGAGTTGCGCAAGGATCCGTCGGCAAGGAAGCGGCTCCTCCGGGAAGCCAAATCTGCCGCAATTCTCGACCACCCGTTCATCTGCAAGGTCTATGAAGCTGACGAGTGCGACGATCACGACTACATCGCAATGGAGTACATCGAAGGCAGGACTTTGCAGGACCGCCTTGTCGAGGGTCCCCTGCCCCTCGGTGATCTAATCCATGTGGCGACAGAAGTTGCGGAAGCGCTGCAGGTTGCTCATGATCACGGCATCGTGCACCGGGACCTCAAGCCCGCGAACGTCATGCTCGGGCGCAGCGGCCACATCAAAGTGATGGACTTCGGGGTGGCGAAGCTGGTGGGATTGCCGGCCGATGTCGACGCTCAAACGGCCTCTACATCCCTCACCGCGCGCGGAGCCATTGTGGGCACCATCGACTATATGGCCCCCGAGCAGTTGCGCGGACAGGAAGTCGATGCCCGATCCGACATCTTCGCCTTTGGAATAGTTCTTTACGAACTGCTGACCGGCTCCCACCCGTTCCGGAAATCGTCCGTCGCAGAAACGGCGCATGCGATCCTTAGCGATGATCCGATCTCGATCCAGAACATTTCGGGAATTTCGTCTCTTCTGAACCACCTCATCAGGAAAGCGCTGGCCCGGAATCCCAGTGATCGCTATCAGAGCTTCCGCGATCTCATGGCGGACCTGCGGTTGGTGCGAGCGGAAGGTTCGCGCAAAGAGGGGCGTTGCCTGGAAGCGATCATGGTGACGGACATAGCGGGGTATGGAGCAGCGATCCAGCGGAACGAAGCCCTCGCCATGCAACTCCTGGAAGAGCACTGGCGGCTGCTGCGTCCTATCTTTCCCCGGCACAACGGGCAGGAAATCAAGACGATCGGGGATGGTTTCCTGGTGGAATTTTCGAGCGCCCTGCAGGCGACCCAGTGCGCCATCGATATCCAGCAGACGCTCGCGGAGCGCAACTCGACAGTTCCACCGGACCGGCGCATAGAACTGCGGATCGGCTTGCACCTCGGCGACGTTCTGCGGCGCGACAACGACGTGTTCGGCGACGGCGTCAACTTCGCCTCGCTCATCAAACCTCTTTCGGAACCGGGCGGAATCTGCATTTCAGAGGACGTTGCTCATCAGGTACGTAACAAAATTGAATTCCCCCTCGTGGAGATTGTCGACAAGCCTCAACTCGAAGAAATCGAGCGGCCGCTTCGAGTTTTCCGCCTCGCCCTCCCATGGGTGAAAACCCCGTCGATTCCGGGTGCAAGGGCCGCCGTTGAGGCGGGGCCGGCAGGACAACCATCTGCCGCCGGCCAGCTGTCTGCCGGCAAATCACCCGCTGCACCGCCGGCGATGACAGGCAGCAAATCTGAAGCATCCGCAGAACGAGGCTGGGGCTGGTTGCCTGTGTCTCGTTCCCGCCAGTGGTTGCTCGGCTTTGCAGCCGCGCTCACTCTTGTGGCTTCCGTGATCCTGATTTTGTGGACGCTCTCCCCTCGACCTGTTCTCTCCTTTTCCGCCCGCGACTGGATTCTGATCTCGGATTTCGAGAACGAGACTGGAAATCAGATGTTCGACAAGTCTCTGGGGACAGCTTTTTCAGTCAGCATGGCCCAGTCCCGACACGCGAATGTCTTTCCCAAATCGCGCATGCCGGAGGTGTTGAAGCGCATGGGGAAACAACCGGATGTCGCTGTGGACGAGCAGGTCGGGCTCGTCGTTTGTGTGAGAGAGCGCATCCGCGGCCTCATCTGCCCCAGCATCGGCAAGGTCGGCAACAGGTTTGTGCTGACCGCCCGGATTGTGGATCCCCGGACGGGAGGGGCCGTGCGGTCCTACGCCGAGCAAGCTGCGGATGAAGACCATATTCTCCCGGCTCTCGATGCCGTCGCCGCCTCCGTACGCAAAGGATTGGGAGAGTCTTTTTCACAGATCGAAGTCAGCAACATGCCGCTGGCGAGGGTGACCACCCCGTCACTGCAGGCGCTGAAGTCATACTCCGAAGCACTGGTAATGTGGGGTAAGGGAGAATACGAATCCGCACTGGAGCTGCAGCAATCTGCCGTCAAGCAGGACCCGGATTTTGCCATGGCGCATGCGGCATTAGGCGTATATTTCTGCAGCTTTGTGTTCAACAATCAACCCGAAGGCAAGGCACACTTCGAGAAGGCGCTCAGCGTCGCCGATCGCACGACCGACCGGGAGCGGCAGAGCATACGGCTGGAGTACGAAAGCAATTTCGGGACGTTCGAGACGGCCCGTAATCTCTACGACGTCTATCTCAGTTCCTATCCGGACGGTGTGGCCCAACGGTACAATTACGGCAATCTGCTGCGGGATCACGGGGAGATCGACAAAGCCATCGAGCAGTTCACGGAGGTGCTCCGGGTTGCACCCAACTGGGCAGGGGCTCACATCAATCTCGCCACCTGTTACTCCCTGCAGGATCGATCCCAGGAGGCGCTGTCGTCGTACGATCGCGCCTTCCAACTCGAACCGTCCTGGGTGACCAGCGGCAACCTCAACCATGAATATGGATTTACCCTCGCATCCGCGGGAGACTTTGCAAAAGCCCGCCAGGTGTTTTCGCAGGCGCTGGCGTCTGCGTCCATGAAACCAAACGCGCTGCGCTCGCTGGCCCTGCTGGATCTCTATCAAGGGAAGTATCGCGACGCCAAGCCAAAGCTGCAGGAGGCGCTTCTCCTGAACGCCTCCGGTAAAGCAACATTGAGCGAGGCCCGCAATCATCTTTTCATGTCCATCCTCCTCGACGGCCAGGGTGATCTGGCCGGATCCCAAGGCGAGCTCGACAAAGCCGCCACGTGTCTGAGGATGGTTCCTCCGGTGACCTGGCTGAGCGCGCGCCTTGGGGTCGGTTACGCTCGCGGTCGCTCTACGGAGAAGGCTGCAAGGATACAGAAGGAGATCCAGGAGAAGCTTAATCCCAACGACTCCCAACAAAATAGTGACCTGCATCGTCTGGAGGGCGAACTCCAGCTCGCGCTCGGAAACCCTGTGAAAGCAACCGGGCTCCTCCTGCTCGCCGACCGCGAACAGCGATCACCGCTTACTCTGGAAAGCCTGGCCAGAGCCCAGCAGATTGCCGGCAAGCCGGATGACGCGATCTCATCCTATGAGGCGCTCCTGGGCATGCGCAGCCAGGCGCACGGCTGGGAGGCTCAGCAGCCCTGGTTTGCCGCGCACGTCCAGCTGGCGCGGCTCTATCTTGCCCGGCGCCAACAGGAAAAGGCGCTTCGCGTCCTGGGGCAATTCCTCGCACTCTGGAAGGGGGCCGACCCAGACCTCCCTCTGAACAAGGATGCTCATAGCCTGGAGAAGACTCTCTCGGCCACCGGCAGATGA
- a CDS encoding DoxX family membrane protein, whose product MVFRALNWVSRIVLAGIFLYSGYIKLQSPLQFAATLTTYQLFPESLILPIITYLPWVEVSLGALLLVGWQTRYVAAATVGLLFMFSVILAVTYFRGIDADCGCFGPGDRISFLTIARDTLFLVPAVFLAAETRIRGRWQSQQN is encoded by the coding sequence ATGGTTTTTCGCGCTCTGAATTGGGTTAGCCGCATCGTCCTGGCGGGGATCTTCCTTTACAGCGGTTATATCAAGCTTCAGTCGCCTCTGCAATTTGCCGCGACGCTCACAACCTATCAACTGTTCCCCGAAAGCCTGATCCTGCCCATCATCACCTATCTTCCCTGGGTCGAAGTCTCACTGGGGGCCCTGTTACTGGTCGGCTGGCAGACGCGCTATGTTGCTGCGGCCACGGTTGGATTGCTTTTCATGTTCAGCGTCATCCTGGCCGTCACCTATTTCCGCGGCATCGACGCGGATTGCGGCTGCTTTGGCCCCGGCGACCGGATCTCTTTTCTGACAATCGCGCGCGATACCCTGTTCCTCGTGCCGGCGGTTTTCCTGGCCGCAGAGACCAGGATCCGCGGACGGTGGCAAAGCCAGCAGAACTGA
- a CDS encoding flotillin family protein encodes MFTDINVVLVIAGLALAFILAVYAVARRYKKVGPNQVMIISGRKYKIKTADGRTDEVGFRIRRGGGAFILPLVEKIDLLSLEIMTLDITTPEVYTRPGVPIMVEGVAQVKVGGDEQSIRTASEQFLGKTPEQIKEIAMQTVEGHLRAIVGTMSIEDIYRNRDQFASSVQEVAVSDLANMGIQIVSFTLKDIRDQHGYLEALGKPRTAEVKRDATIAQAEADRDSTIKSAMARQAGETAKFQAETQIAEAQKNFLLQKAGFDASTNEAKAQADLAYDLQRYKTNQLLKREEVQVAVIEKEQQIVVQEREILRREKELEATVKRQADAERYKIQTEAEANRFKFETEARGQAEAQKAKGFAQAEVVKATGTAEADVVALKGSAEAQAMAKKAASWKDYNQAAVVQLILQALPEIAQAIAQPLAKTESITIVNTGGDGSGAGAGKVTRDVAEIMAQLPPIVENLAGIDLKKLIDLVPQLKADQPKKPGADTK; translated from the coding sequence ATGTTTACCGACATCAACGTGGTCTTGGTCATTGCAGGCCTTGCGCTCGCGTTCATCCTGGCCGTGTATGCGGTGGCGCGCCGCTACAAGAAGGTCGGCCCCAACCAGGTCATGATCATTTCCGGCCGCAAGTACAAGATCAAGACCGCGGACGGGCGCACCGACGAAGTCGGATTCCGCATCCGGCGCGGCGGCGGCGCCTTCATCCTCCCGCTGGTCGAAAAAATCGACCTCTTGAGTCTGGAGATCATGACCCTGGATATCACGACCCCGGAGGTCTACACCCGACCCGGTGTGCCGATCATGGTCGAGGGGGTAGCGCAGGTGAAAGTGGGCGGAGACGAGCAGTCCATCCGCACGGCCTCTGAGCAGTTCTTAGGCAAGACTCCCGAGCAGATCAAGGAAATTGCGATGCAGACCGTCGAAGGACACCTGCGTGCCATCGTGGGCACGATGTCGATCGAAGACATTTACAGGAATCGCGACCAGTTTGCTTCGTCGGTCCAGGAGGTTGCAGTTTCCGACCTCGCCAACATGGGCATTCAGATCGTGTCGTTTACCTTGAAGGACATCCGGGACCAGCATGGCTATCTCGAGGCGCTGGGCAAGCCGCGCACGGCTGAGGTAAAACGAGACGCAACCATTGCGCAGGCCGAGGCGGATCGCGATTCAACCATTAAATCCGCCATGGCGCGTCAGGCGGGCGAGACGGCCAAGTTCCAGGCGGAAACCCAGATTGCCGAAGCTCAGAAGAATTTCCTGCTGCAAAAAGCCGGGTTCGATGCCTCGACCAATGAAGCCAAGGCGCAGGCGGACCTTGCTTACGACCTGCAGCGTTACAAAACGAACCAGCTGTTGAAGCGCGAGGAAGTGCAGGTCGCGGTCATCGAGAAGGAGCAGCAGATCGTCGTGCAGGAGCGCGAGATTCTAAGGCGTGAAAAAGAACTCGAAGCCACGGTCAAGCGCCAGGCCGACGCCGAGCGCTACAAGATCCAGACAGAGGCCGAAGCCAATCGCTTCAAGTTCGAAACCGAAGCGCGCGGCCAGGCGGAGGCACAAAAGGCGAAGGGTTTTGCGCAAGCCGAGGTCGTAAAGGCGACCGGTACCGCCGAGGCGGATGTCGTCGCCCTCAAGGGTTCAGCCGAGGCGCAGGCGATGGCCAAGAAAGCGGCGTCCTGGAAAGATTACAACCAGGCGGCCGTGGTGCAGCTCATCCTGCAGGCTCTGCCGGAAATCGCTCAGGCGATCGCCCAGCCGCTGGCCAAAACGGAATCCATCACGATCGTCAATACTGGAGGTGACGGTTCCGGGGCCGGTGCCGGCAAGGTCACACGCGATGTTGCCGAGATCATGGCCCAGCTGCCGCCGATCGTCGAGAACCTGGCCGGAATCGATCTGAAGAAGCTCATCGACCTGGTTCCGCAGCTCAAGGCCGACCAGCCAAAGAAGCCCGGGGCTGACACAAAGTGA